The following nucleotide sequence is from Nitrosopumilus adriaticus.
TGATGATTTAATTACAATAATTTTAAATTTTTTGATTTCTATTTTATTTGAAAAAAATTCTTTAAATAATGCTGATAAACCTAAAGAGGATAAAATGATTATAGATAATGATGCAAATACTTCTAATCTTACAAATGCAGAACTTACATAAACGCCAATTAATCCAAAAATTAATGCAAATGATATCATATCATTTTTTATAAAATTTGATTTGTTATGATTTTTTAAAATTAACCATATACCAATTCCAGCAAATATCATCAATACTGAATGGAAGAGGAAAGATTGAGATATTGTAGTTGTTGCATGCTCGGAGACTGAATCAACTAGAGGATCCGTAGTTGTTAACAATGGATTTATTGCATTTAGATATCTATGAGTAGGTAAAGGAATGAATTGTGAATCATGATTTAGTATAAGTATACCAGAAGAAATAATCAAAATTGCTGCTAGAAAAAATAAGCCATTTCTATTTTTAGTATACTCATTACTTTTATTTTGGATAAAAATACAAGTCACTAAGAAAATTGTAGGGATAATTAATGATAATCCTCCTAATCCCACTACAAACTGTATTCCTAATCTTTCAAATCCTAATGATGCAATTAAAGAAGATATTGTAAAGATGGGTATGATCCATATCAAAAATTTGTGATCTTTTCTTAAGAATGGTAAAGTCATTATAAAAAGTCCTAAGGGTATAATGAAAAATTGATCCCCTCCCCAAGCAGACAAACCAAATACAATAAAAATTCCAGCCGCAACCATTTTTGGAATTGTGATTTTATAATTTTTTGATTTTAATGCACTTAAAAAAAGATAAACTGCTAGAATACTGAAAAATAATCCAAGTGGTTCTGATTTGAACCAACCTACTTGGCCTCTAATAATTATTGGGAGTGAAATAGAAAACAATAATGCAGAAAATAATCCGGATGTCGTCCCTCCAATTGTTCTAACTAATGCAAAAACTACAACAGTTGTTAAAGAACCAATAATTACTGGAAATAAAATTGTAAAATCATAAAGATTTACACTACTGCCAAATATCCAATAAGTTGTTGCTGCTGTAATGTGTAACATCACTTGAGATGTATGAGAAACATCTCTTCCATGTGGATACCAGCTTAGATCATCATTCCATTGAAAATATGAATCAAATCCATTTTCAACAATATATTGTGTTGCTCGGTAGTTAAAGTAAGGATCAAACTCATTTAACTCCCATCCATAATTTGCAGGTTCTGATCTAATCATAAATGACATTGAAAAAGAAATTGCTAGAATTCCAATGATCAACAGATGTTGTAATTTGAAATCAAATTTTCCAATTGAAAATATATTAGCATGGGAATTCAATATTTTGGATGATTACTGTGTGTTTATTACTCTTTATAAAAAATTAATATTCTTTTCAAAAATCAAGTGTTCTTATGGAGCATATTTTCCTTCAAGTTTTGTTTCAGTAAGTATATGGTTTTTTATGGAATTCTCAACATCTGATTTTGTTGAATTCTTTTCTAAATCAAGCTGAATATCTAGAGCATAAAGTTTGAAAACATAAAGATGTTCTTTATCGGGAGGCGCAGGTCCACCATAACCAATTTCATCAAAATCTGTTTTTCCCTCAATTGAATTTTTTGGGATAGAATTTTCAGGAACTTCTTGAGTATTTGGAGGAATATTCCACAATATCCAATGGACCCAAACTTTGCCAACTGCACCCATTGCATCTGGATCATCCATTATCAAAACTAGGGATTTAGTTTTTTCAGGAACTTCACTAATTATCAATGGAGGGCTTAAATTCCCATTTTTGTATCCAAATTTTTTTGGAATTGTACCACCATGTTGAAATGCAGGGCTCTCTAAAATCAATATGATCATTAATCTTAGAATATTCTTCAAGTTAAATTTTTCTAAGATTCTAAGATAATTTTATCATTTGACAAAGAAAGTATTGAACCCCCAGCTTGTTTAATTTGTTTTTTTAATGCTTTATCCATTGTTCCAATTATTGAGTTATAATTTTTAACATATTCTAATAATTCCTTATCAGCAAAATTCCCATTTAGAGGAATTATCTTCAAATTCTTTATAAAATTTAAAGTCATTGTAACATATTTTTTTTTTGCAGGTATTTTTTGTAATTTCTTTAGTTCTGTTATTACCACTTCTGGAACAACAAAAGAAATTGAGCCTATTTCAACATCAAGATTATCAATATTTTTTATTCGTTTAGTTGCTAAATGGATTAGAAAATTTGTATCACAGAGTACTTCAACCAATTATTCCTGCACCAATAAGTCTCCATCTTTCATCTATTCTTCTACTGATTGCCACATTTCCACCTTCGAATATACAAGCTGGTCGTCTAAGCTCAATTTCAATATTTTTTGATTTTAATTTAGTGACCTTACCTAATACTGGAGCAGTTCCAATATTGAGTCTAAGTAGTTCACCAGATTGAATTGGTTTGACTTTAATATCCTCAGTTATTCCTACTGCTACATCAAATAGATTTACTTCTAGTTTTAACAATGTAGAGTTTTCCGGAAGAGTTCCTGGTTTTCCAATGACTGAACCAATAAAAGAATCACTTCTAGTCATGGAAGGATCTAGTTTTGTTCCAATGGCAACTAACCCACCAGGT
It contains:
- a CDS encoding STT3 domain-containing protein is translated as MNSHANIFSIGKFDFKLQHLLIIGILAISFSMSFMIRSEPANYGWELNEFDPYFNYRATQYIVENGFDSYFQWNDDLSWYPHGRDVSHTSQVMLHITAATTYWIFGSSVNLYDFTILFPVIIGSLTTVVVFALVRTIGGTTSGLFSALLFSISLPIIIRGQVGWFKSEPLGLFFSILAVYLFLSALKSKNYKITIPKMVAAGIFIVFGLSAWGGDQFFIIPLGLFIMTLPFLRKDHKFLIWIIPIFTISSLIASLGFERLGIQFVVGLGGLSLIIPTIFLVTCIFIQNKSNEYTKNRNGLFFLAAILIISSGILILNHDSQFIPLPTHRYLNAINPLLTTTDPLVDSVSEHATTTISQSFLFHSVLMIFAGIGIWLILKNHNKSNFIKNDMISFALIFGLIGVYVSSAFVRLEVFASLSIIILSSLGLSALFKEFFSNKIEIKKFKIIVIKSSFAIGIMLLLIVPLLFPVNGNIFSTVNNPPTILNGGSSYRVSTTDWVDTLDWIKNNTEKDAVIATWWDYGYWIQTKAERATLADNSTLITSIIEKIATAFLSPPDEGKNMLLQMESDYIVIFIVGQRLGIDNGDQPLYTLGGGGDESKKQWFMKIANEPVSKYLQSDGISGTDYFWNETLLGKMIPFTPLGYVNLATNQQSQNYQPGFTGIYTKDIKFPEDGDGPLRLVYSSPSFDIEKGGQVIGVFVYEINKENSIN
- a CDS encoding YbhB/YbcL family Raf kinase inhibitor-like protein, with the translated sequence MIILILESPAFQHGGTIPKKFGYKNGNLSPPLIISEVPEKTKSLVLIMDDPDAMGAVGKVWVHWILWNIPPNTQEVPENSIPKNSIEGKTDFDEIGYGGPAPPDKEHLYVFKLYALDIQLDLEKNSTKSDVENSIKNHILTETKLEGKYAP
- a CDS encoding PIN domain-containing protein, yielding MVEVLCDTNFLIHLATKRIKNIDNLDVEIGSISFVVPEVVITELKKLQKIPAKKKYVTMTLNFIKNLKIIPLNGNFADKELLEYVKNYNSIIGTMDKALKKQIKQAGGSILSLSNDKIILES